In Plasmodium relictum strain SGS1 genome assembly, chromosome: 4, a single window of DNA contains:
- a CDS encoding dolichol-linked oligosaccharide biosynthesis enzyme, putative, protein MFSVFVYINLFFFLFFFLIFLRDKFYEYKDDRKKEIEIGVVLGSGGHTFEIIEILKTLKNYNNIIFNFFYASNDFFSKIKVEKKLKNYKKKFLVIPRCRNVGESYMMSFIKFVYAFIYCVYLTYKMNNMKLIIVNGPGTCLPVVFSLLFRKYIFFKTIKIVYIESICRIYSLSLTAKLLYLFTDLFVVFSEYLEKKYKKAKYYGYLF, encoded by the coding sequence atgttctcTGTGtttgtttatataaatttatttttttttttattcttctttcttatttttttgagagataaattttatgaatataaagatgacagaaaaaaagaaatagaaattgGAGTAGTTTTAGGATCTGGTGGGCACACATTTGAGATAATTGAAATATtgaaaacattaaaaaactataataatattatttttaattttttttatgcaagcaatgatttttttagtaaaattaaggtagaaaaaaagttaaaaaattataaaaaaaaatttttagtaaTTCCAAGATGTCGAAACGTCGGTGAATCATATATGATGTCTTTCATAAAATTTGTTTATGCTTTCATATATTGTGTATATTTAacatataaaatgaataatatgAAGTTAATTATAGTAAACGGACCAGGAACATGTTTACCTGttgttttttcattattatttagaaaatatatattttttaaaacaattaAAATAGTTTACATAGAAAGTATATGTAGAATATATTCACTATCTTTAACAGCTAAActattatatctttttacTGACTTATTTGTTGTGTTTTCTGAATACTTggagaaaaaatataaaaaagctAAATATTATGGTTATTTATTCTAA
- a CDS encoding GAF domain-related protein, putative, with protein MNERVLKVIWGCDTSWLLIKKNYNLKLFSLIKFHYCNLLHDKRIFVSRKRSNTIYMKNEKKSKQNYKTRNDDLKSIGSNEKRSLTRNFRGNLIEDINVHCRNNAFNKLYCDYYSTEKDYSYMKENFKGDKELKKKAIDLISDSDKKIEKIEEVGLNKGDNIKVDILERKKYLFNDTSDSKYDKKYQKTEGHDNLKRVLINYNNDLEMKYSNSKKDENYRISKVSNSDKNENNKEGKYDNLNNNGNDKIDYVNNQNGNYCAEIVKENKENCKLKKKNEIKKVLNIIFCSSIPMIGFGFMDQFIMIRLGDIFDASIGVSFGISTLCAASFGQLCSDTFGIFFGYVLNYLLQTYKVIEPAKYDIKNKVYQYCTLIGSVLGILLGCSIGMLQLIFIDTSKSERLKKKKELDFIFQMVMCDCPNILNCETSTLFLYDKAKNELWSKAIHGRKNIIKIPVNSNEKSFNLWVLRNKEIINCKNVLNNELYNPSHDKKFNFKTRTILAAPILDKNNEVVGVLMFLNKLRSHGGYFTRNDEKLAEMMSKHISIFMEKFNYISEGDKKMIIFDQEKNNTQEEDQDEDEGDEVDTNLSNSNFQKEKKEMEEMKTKNLEDEKKKKKKRKRKKKIIQQNISHIEEDEKIFDEGNENEKEKEFDEEYYDEKNDDADVYDDEDEDDDEDDDEDEVEDDDEKLNKLKEIEIEKEKNKINEYKLNQLESEGKNGFKLDIEDKLNKKEEIIEKNDEKLYDFLIENYFINNGDNNNDNNDSNNMSTTNSSNNSKYKSDECYNGSNKEYNSRMYHVNGKHEKIYDINNIDCEKDIIKYMNHNLRDKFSTTNINKNSNDDALKEETISYNSKKEKILLEDLSNNNINVVIVDKNINNDNKYNNGDNIDYKFNNNFNDDRICTEIKSLNSKIPKNSDINEYNRYLNSYIIYVMKNIDEFFKNIKKNVFFFKIQSYKENINLCELYKMNRNSDNIFEKVNFENNIDNNTIQEKENMEKFGAIREEYLIRNEIDFPKNDSNYIKKKASENENMEAKKCMNNNYKPFLNEIFYNNSSLEIIKKINKEVIKNYLKNSQQIEKLLFKKKIMLNDVVKFYSSNMFDEKYFSHVHLKRVFNNVFKKKIDIKNFKMLKNIFKYNLNRIFSNTNKYMIIKKRKKLRKFCYTIKVFDIHENNNFWFTIYCQNIVKKTFYKNLNLIINLHNSCIIDLKLIHNYLLSKIYENTSFNYIVPNICYNIKKIDFFFKENLYHLNNSNMCDIIYKYIIFYHCRKKVKRKNFNYYNYQDLFIEDFFDQNTHTKKVPKILNDDLGKKSEIITIDR; from the coding sequence atgaATGAAAGAGTATTAAAAGTTATTTGGGGATGTGACACATCATGGCTATTAATCAAGAAAAACTATAACTTAaagttattttcattaattaaatttcatTATTGTAATTTATTACATGATAAAAGAATTTTCGTTAGCAGGAAAAGATCCAATACAATATATATgaagaatgaaaaaaaaagtaaacaaaattataaaacaaGAAATGATGATTTGAAAAGCATTGGGAGCAATGAAAAGAGAAGTTTAACCAGAAATTTTAGAGGGAATTTGATTGAAGATATTAATGTACATTGTAGAAATAAcgcttttaataaattatattgcGATTATTATTCAACAGAAAAAGATTACAGTTACatgaaagaaaattttaaaggtGATAAAGAACTAAAGAAAAAAGCAATTGATTTAATTAGTGATagtgataaaaaaatagaaaaaattgaagaaGTGGGATTGAACAAAGGAGATAACATAAAAGTAGATATATTAGAAAGAAAGAAATACTTATTTAATGATACAAGTGATAGTAAATATGACAAAAAATATCAGAAAACTGAAGGACATGACAATTTGAAGAGAGTgttaattaattataataatgacTTAGAAATGAAATATAGTAATTCAAAAAAGGATGAAAATTATAGAATATCAAAAGTGAGTAATTCTGATAAAAacgaaaataataaagaaggaaaatatgataatttaaataataacgGGAATGATAAAATTGATTATGTGAATAATCAAAATGGAAATTACTGTGCTGAAATAgtgaaagaaaataaagaaaattgtaaattaaaaaaaaaaaatgaaataaagaaagtattaaatattatattttgttcATCAATTCCCATGATTGGTTTTGGTTTTATGGATCAATTTATTATGATCCGTTTAGGTGATATTTTTGATGCCTCTATCGGGGTATCTTTTGGAATATCTACACTTTGTGCTGCTTCTTTTGGACAATTATGTAGTGATACTTTTGGTATTTTTTTTGGATATgttttgaattatttactTCAAACATATAAAGTAATAGAACCAGCAaaatatgatataaaaaataaagtttatCAGTACTGTACTTTGATAGGATCAGTTCTAGGAATTTTACTCGGTTGCTCTATTGGTATGCTACAgttaatttttattgataCTAGTAAAAGTGAACggctaaaaaaaaagaaagaattagattttatttttcaaatgGTTATGTGTGATTGcccaaatattttaaattgtgAAACTTCTaccttatttttatatgataaaGCAAAAAATGAATTGTGGAGCAAAGCAATACATGggagaaaaaatattattaagatTCCCGTGAATAGCAATGAGAAAAGTTTTAATTTATGGGTTCTtagaaataaagaaattattaattgtaaaaatgtattaaataatgaacTATATAACCCTTCTcatgataaaaaatttaattttaaaacaaGAACTATTTTAGCTGCACCCATTTtggataaaaataatgaagttGTCGGTGTTcttatgtttttaaataaattaagatCTCATGGAGGTTATTTCACAAGGAATGACGAAAAATTAGCGGAAATGATGAGCAAacatatttctatttttatggAAAAGTTCAATTATATTAGTGAGggagataaaaaaatgattatttttGATCAAGAGAAAAATAACACTCAAGAAGAAGATcaagatgaagatgaaggAGATGAAGTAGATACTAATTTGAGTAATTCGAAttttcaaaaagaaaaaaaagaaatggaaGAGATGAAGACAAAAAATCTAGAAGatgagaagaaaaaaaaaaaaaaaagaaaaaggaagaaaaaaattattcaacAAAATATTTCACACATagaagaagatgaaaaaatatttgatgaaggtaatgaaaatgaaaaagaaaaagaatttgATGAAGAGTACTATGATGAGAAAAATGACGATGCTGACGTATATgatgatgaagatgaagatgatgATGAAGATGATGATGAGGATGAAGTTGAAGATGatgatgaaaaattaaataaactaaaagaaatagaaatagaaaaagaaaaaaataaaattaatgagTATAAGTTGAATCAACTAGAAAGTGAGGGAAAAAATGGATTTAAATTAGACATAgaagataaattaaataaaaaagaagaaataatagaaaaaaacgatgaaaaattatatgattttttaattgaaaattattttattaacaatggtgataataataatgataacaaTGATAGTAACAATATGAGTACTACTAATAGTAGTAATAATAGTAAATATAAGAGTGATGAGTGTTATAATGGCAGTAATAAGGAATATAATAGTAGAATGTATCATGTAAATGGGAAacatgaaaaaatatatgatattaataatatagatTGTGAGAAggatataattaaatatatgaatcACAATTTAAGAGATAAATTTTCAACtactaatattaataaaaattcaaatgaCGATGCCTTAAAAGAGGAAACAATTTCATATAATtcaaagaaagaaaaaattttgctTGAAGAtttaagtaataataatattaatgttGTGATTgttgataaaaatatcaataatgataataaatataataacgGGGATAATATTGATTATAAAttcaataataattttaatgatgaCAGGATTTGTACTGAAATAAAATCCTTAAATTCAAAAATTCCAAAAAATTCTGAtattaatgaatataatagataccttaattcatatataatatacgtcatgaaaaatatagacgaattttttaagaatataaagaaaaatgtgtttttttttaaaatacaaagttataaagaaaatataaatttatgtgaattatataaaatgaatcGTAACTCtgataatatttttgaaaaagtgaactttgaaaataatatagataataatactattcaagaaaaagaaaatatggAAAAGTTTGGAGCAATAAGAGAAGAATATTTAATAAGAAATGAAATAGATTTCCCAAAAAATGATTCTAattatattaagaaaaaagctagtgaaaatgaaaatatggAAGCAAAAAAATGcatgaataataattataaacctttcttaaatgaaattttttataataattcttCGCTTgagattattaaaaaaataaataaggaagtaattaaaaattatttgaaaaattcacaacaaattgaaaaattgttatttaaaaaaaaaattatgctaAATGATGTTGTAAAATTTTACAGTTCTAATATGTttgatgaaaaatatttttctcatGTACACTTGAAAAGAGTATTTaataatgtttttaaaaaaaaaattgatataaaaaattttaaaatgttaaaaaatatttttaaatacaatTTAAATAGAATTTTTAGTAACACcaataaatatatgataataaaaaaaagaaaaaaattaagaaaattttgTTACACTATCAAAGTTTTTGATATACATGAAAACAATAACTTTTGGTTTACCATATATTGCCAAAATATAGTTAAGAaaacattttataaaaatttaaatttaataattaatttacaTAATTCATGTATAAttgatttaaaattaatacacaattatttattaagtaaaatttatgaaaatacaTCATTTAACTATATTGTACCAAATAtatgttataatattaagaagattgattttttctttaaagaaaatttgtATCATTTAAACAATAGTAATATGTGtgatattatttataaatatataattttttaccattgtagaaaaaaagtaaaaagaaaaaattttaattattataattaccAAGATTTATTCATAGAAGATTTTTTTGATCAAAATACTCATACAAAAAAAGTaccaaaaatattaaatgatgatttaggaaaaaaaagtgaaattaTTACAATagatagataa
- the KASIII gene encoding beta-ketoacyl-ACP synthase III, putative, which yields MLLYIITFFLIHNGVILLDINKNNKYNFINNVKNIPYTNKIRALGKSGGKIIGHGHSYPSNEIKNDELKKYVDTSDDWIRTRTGIKKRRILKRNENLSMLQIESANQALKSCSLNPLDIDMIINASSTPQNLFGDANNISNKIGCKNSVNMDLTAACTGFVFAFVTAYNFLPRYKNILVIGSDALSNFVDWRDRNTCVLFGDAAGAVILQRTEDNEENKIYNYYLGSNSELNDLLTINFENDNYNLDNPNINKYGKLNMDGKEVFKYTISNIPTILQKTISDSNMKIEDIDYFIFHQANIRIIQTVAHKLDIPMSKVLVNLDEHANTSAASIPLCFSENIHNGKIKKNDTICMCGFGAGMSYGCIIFKY from the exons atgcttctttatattattacattttttctGATTCATAATGGGGTTATTTTActtgatataaataaaaataataaatacaaCTTTATAAATAATGTTAAAAATATTCCATATACCAATAAAATTCGAGCCCTTGGCAAAT ctGGAGGTAAAATAATAGGACATGGTCATTCATATCCTtcaaatgaaattaaaaatgatgaattaaaaaaatatgttgaTACAAGTGATGAT tGGATAAGAACTAGAACaggaattaaaaaaagaagaatactaaaaagaaatgaaaatttatcgATGCTACAAATAGAATCAGCAAATCAAGCTTTAAAAAGTTGCTCATTAAATCCATTAGATATAGATAtg ATTATCAATGCATCTTCTACTCCTCAAAATTTATTTGGTGATGCGAATAATATTAGTAATAAAATAGGATGTAAAAACAGTGTCAATATGGATCTTACAGCAGCATGCACAGGATTTGTTTTTGCTTTCGTTACAG catataattttttacctagatataaaaatattttggtTATTGGAAGTGATGCATTAAGCAATTTTGTTGATTGGAGAGATCGTAATACTTGTGTTTTATTTGGTGATGCTGCAG GTGCCGTTATATTGCAAAGAACTGaagataatgaagaaaataaaatttataattattacttAGGTTCTAATAGTGAATTAAATGATCTATTGACtataaattttgaaaatgaCAATTATAATTTAGACAATcctaatataaataaatacgGAAAATTGAATATGGATGGAAAAGaagtttttaaatatactaTTAGCAATATACCAACCATTCTACAAAAAACAATATCTGATTCAAATATGAAAATTGAAGATATAGATTACTTTATATTCCATCAAGCTAATATAAGAATTATACAAACAGTTGCACATAAATTAGATATACCTATGTCAAAA gtTTTAGTAAATCTAGATGAACATGCAAATACATCTGCAGCCTCGATTCCCTTGTGTTTCTcagaaaat aTCCATAAtggtaaaataaaaaaaaatgatactATATGTATGTGCGGTTTTGGAGCTGGAATGTCATATGGATGCATTATATTTAAGtattaa
- a CDS encoding ubiquinol-cytochrome-c reductase complex assembly factor 1, putative — protein sequence MWNKGRSLLLNRRYKNFRYFVSEIKVYDSLKIIESKQLYEDRNTKITVQESSKYAIPIPQCDRSIISSFIYKIFLKHTEYGECAWRLIHLIIERLENEEMIKLFRINESFNMKMYFYVLHLWIINKRLRHENYQGDIINTYIFDITWRIVRDWLLLKNIPEYTFNAELLNCQEYAFGFLVSLDEAASKVDIFPSLLKDILWEHLYEKKVKKGGKIVTELSKYSILQLRHIFNISSDYFLQAYFIWADFYNQKKSNRRLPALSQQISYGGYRPKDKSKYLPYDDGKKLLPRIY from the exons aTGTGGAATAAAGGTAGATCATTATTACTAAAtagaagatataaaaattttcgaTATTTTGTCAGTGAAATAAAAGTGTATGATAGTctaaaaattattgaaagCAAACAATTATACGAAGAcagaaatacaaaaataactGTTCAAGAATCTTCAAAATATGCTATACCTATACCTCAATGTGATCGTTCCATAATAagttcttttatttataaaatcttCTT aAAACATACAGAATATGGTGAATGTGCTTGGAGATTAATTCATCTAATAATTGAAAGattagaaaatgaagaaatgataaaattatttcgTATAAATGAATCTTTTAATAtgaaaatgtatttttatgttttacaTCTATggataattaataaaagattaaGACATGAAAACTATCAAGGGGATATaattaatacatatatttttgatattACATGGAGAATTGTTCGTGATTGGttgcttttaaaaaatattccaGAATATACCTTTAATGCAGAACTTTTAAATTGCCAAGAATATGCCTTTGGt ttTTTAGTATCTTTAGATGAAGCAGCTAGTAAAGTAGATATATTTCCTTCACTCCTAAAAGATATATTATGGGA GCAtctatatgaaaaaaaagttaagaAAGGTGGTAAAATAGTTACAGAGCTGAGTAAGTATAGTATTCTTCAATTGAGGCATATATTCAATATATCAAGTGATTATTTTTTGCAAGCTTATTTTATCTG ggCTGATTTTTATAATCAGAAAAAATCAAATCGTCGTTTACCTGCGTTATCTCAGCAAATATCATATGGag GTTATCGTCCAAAAGATAAAAGCAAATATCTTCCATATGATGATGGAAAGAAGTTATTACCAAGAATTTATTAg
- the RAB5a gene encoding ras-related protein Rab-5A, putative translates to MEKKSSYKTVLLGESSVGKSSIVLRLTKDTFHDNTNTTIGASFCTYVVNLNELKVKNNNINKNNNNDNILNENNNNESVCNIKFDIWDTAGQERYASIVPLYYRGATCAIVVFDISNSNSLDRAKTWVNQLKISSNYIIILVANKIDKNKFQVDMLEVQKYAQENNLLFIQTSAKTGTNIKNIFYMLAEEIYKNIINKKGSIDNTINKNLISLDKEKNQKKNCC, encoded by the coding sequence atggaAAAGAAAAGTAGTTATAAAACAGTGTTATTAGGAGAATCTTCAGTAGGAAAATCAAGTATAGTGCTACGTTTAACAAAAGATACATTTCATGATAATACAAATACAACAATAGGTGCTTCATTTTGTACATATGTAGTTAATTTGAATgaattaaaagtaaaaaataataatataaataaaaataataataatgacaATATTTTAAacgaaaataataataacgaaAGTGtatgtaatataaaatttgatATATGGGATACAGCAGGGCAAGAAAGATATGCAAGCATTGTACCTTTATACTATCGAGGTGCTACATGTGCTATAGTAGTCTTCGACATTAGTAATTCTAATAGTTTAGATAGAGCTAAAACGTGGGTaaatcaattaaaaattagcagcaattatattataattttagttGCTAacaaaatagataaaaataaatttcaaGTAGATATGCTAGAAGTACAAAAATATGCtcaagaaaataatttactttttattcaAACAAGTGCAAAAACAGGAActaatattaaaaacattttttatatgcttGCAGAagagatatataaaaatattataaataaaaaaggtaGTATAGACaatacaataaataaaaacttaataagcctagataaagaaaaaaatcaaaaaaaaaactgctgttaa